ATTCTCTTTTTTTACCCCAAAAATCCGCTGAGACGGAAGCATGGACATAGCTTTATGAATAAATGGCACAAAAGCTTTTTGACTAAAACCCCATCCACATAGGATCGGCGCCGTGGTCCCAATGGCCAGACTAAATTCTTCTTCCCGGTTCACTATAGAGTGTAGGCAGCCAACTACTGGCACCCTTCGTATTTCGTTTAAATTATCGCCAGCCGAATCGCTGTTTCCGTCTCTTAAGTCCGATAAGTTAATAACACGAGCATATTGGATGTTTGCCTTTTTCATAAAGCGCATAATCTGATATTGAGCTAAATCTGGCTTCGCTCTCACCATTTTCACTTTGAGAATTTCTTCTTCATTGTAATTCATTCCCGCATGAAGAAGAGGAATTTCATACTTCTCATCCAACGGGCGGGAAGATCCTGGGTTCATCATAACCACAATAAGTTCAGGTTCCGCTTTGTAGGTCGCATAGGTTTTGTTTTTGGCAGGTTCCAGTGATTTATGATGGATTTCAAGCAGATTTCTAAAATGTCTTGTTTGCGACTCTGTATGGTCTGAAACTGCCGTTACCGGATCTTTCACATTATAAAAGCTGGCATAGACCGTATAATCTTTTTTTAGTTCATCTGCCTTTATGAATTCATTTTTCGTTTTTGCCATCTAATACCTCCTTAATCAACAAACACACGCACAAACAAAAAAACAAACTATAAAATACCTACCAAAACGACATCGGGTTCATCTAACGGGTCCGGTTGAAGCCATGAAGCTTCTGGATGCAAGCGCATTGCATCTTCAATCGATTGATGATGCTCCACCCTGTGCGCTAAGTCTGTTCCACGATGACGGGTAACCACATACCCACCGGGCGGGAATACATCATCAGGCGCCCCGGTTCCATCTTTCCATCTTCCAGACCATTTTCGAATTACAAGAGTTTCCAATTGTTTTTCCACCATTTATCCTCCTTATATCAAAATGGAATATCTTCTTCGGGGATACTTGGCCCGAAGCCGAATCCGTCTTGCTGATTAGAGTTTTGACTGTTGTTGGCAATACTGCCTTCGCCGGAAGCTCCCGTGGCGCGGTTACTATCTAGAAATTCAATGTTTTGTGCAATGACTTCAGCAACTCTGCGTTTTTGACCGTCTTGCCCTTCATAAGCGCGAATTTGCAGACGCCCTTCAACTAAAATCCGTCGGCCCTTTGAAAGATTATTACCAATGATCTCCGCTAATTTTTCCCACGCAACGATTGGAATAAAGTCAGTAGAATCTTGTTGGCCTTGCCCTGTCCTACGATTTACTGCTAATGAAAACGTCGTAACGGCTTTCCCGTTTGCTGTATAACGGACTTCTGGATCTTGTGCTAAGCGCCCCACTAATATTACCTTGTTCATAACTAAGACACGCTCCTTATTTGTTTGTTGGTTAGTTTGTTTATTTGTTTTTTTAAAGCGGTAATTAGTTGCCTCAATTCCAAAATTACTGCTTTATGGTATACTCGCTCAGCTTGAATCTTGGTTTGTTCTAATTCCAATTCATCAATATATGCGAGAACTTCCTCTTTTCCATAAATTTTTCCTAAAAGGATTCTTTCTCTTAACTCCGTTATTTTCATAATAGCAGATTTTGCCTTTCTATTGTTTTCAAATGGCACTGTCTATGTTTAAACCCATTAGCGTGAACGTCCCCCGGTTTTCCCCCTTTCGATCTATCTGCTACTTTCTAAAAAAATGTCTCTACTATTAGTATACGTATTCAGACTCTATCCAAGCAGTTTTTTTGATTTTTTTGCTATTTGCTTTTATCAAACATTGAATATTCTAGGTGGAACAAAAGGGTACTCCTTAATTCTGGAGCACCCTTTTGTTTATAATCATTTCATGAATTCTCTTCATCCGGTAAATTGCAAAAAACGGCTGTATTTGTGTTAATTGAGATACCTTCTTCGCTTTCTTTTTTTTGAAACGCGCATTGTTTTCCAGTAACTTCACACAAAACAAGGTCTTTTTCTTTCGTTAAATAATAGGCTCTTTCACATAGCAACTCTTTGCACACTGTACCTCACTCCATTCTATTTTTGATTTTTTGGATTACATCGCTACAGCCCCAATACGTTCCGGCACTTCTTCCTGGCATACGTCTGGCAAATTTGCTTTCACAAGGGCGGCTGGAATGACGGGCGAAACAGAATTGCCACAACGTGCAACCTGATCTTTTTTACTGTAGCGTCGGCCATTCATATCAAAATCAATAATGTACGAATCAGGAAAACCCTGTGCTCGAAACAATTCGCGAGGCTCCAGCATTCGCATACCAATGTCAACAATTTGATATACCTCTCCTTGAATGTTAACAAGACCTGACAGTTCCTTTACTCTTGCCGTTTGCGAAGGTTCTTTTTGAAACAATTCTTCCCCATCACCGTAATATTTCAGAAGAAACGCCCGAACCTCTCCAATATGATTGCCGCCAGCGGTAACCGTTGGCATGGGCTCAGTTACCTTCTGTCCATGTTGACAAGTCCCTCTGAATTTAAGCAAATGGCTTGTGACGAGTGCATTATGATCGACCGTGGTCACGGTGGGGGCCGGTTTCTTTAGATTGGCGCCGCTCCCTTTATAATTGCCGCCGTAATGCTTTGCAAAAAAGGCCGAAACTAAAGATGCCTTACTACTATCGCAAGTCCAGGAATCGCGTTTAGCATCAGCACCCCCCTCTTTACGAGCAAATGTCGCTGTTGCTACTGCAAACTTATTCCCCCCGGCCGTAATCGTACCCAGCGGTTTTTCTAAGTCAAGCACGCGCCGGCCTTCCGCATCACCGTATCCCATTTGGATCAACGTAGGAGAAATAATCTGATCATCGTTTTGGCACGACTCCTTTATCTCGTCCACTCCAAGTGGTTTTATAATGTGTTTTCCTTTGACAACGAACGGTTCAGGGTTCTCGATAACAAATTTCTTTATGCCCCGAGCAATTCGACGCAGCGTATTTTCCGATAACTCTTTTTTACGCTCAAATATGGACGGACACGAAATGGACCAATCAATGATTTCCGCTGCTGTACGCCAGGGCTTGCGCCAGCCGTTTTTCACCTCTTCGCTTTCGGGATCTCCATACGTCGGCTCTGGCCATATGATAGGCAGCCCATCGCAGCGAGCAATAATGAAAAGGCGCTTGCGAATGGTCGGCGCTCCAAAATCACACGCGCGCAGCTCCCGCCACTCAACCTCGTAACCCTTTGCTTGTAGTGCATTAATAAACGAACGAAAGGTTCTTCCTTTTTGTTTTGGATCGGGTACCATTACCCGCTTATCATAAGGTACCACTTCATCTTTTTTTGCCAGTACAATTTTTCGCTTTCCCTCTTTGTCAGTAACGAATTTATACAGTCTCCCAGAAGCATCTTTTTGTGGCGTCAACGGGCCCCAGGTTTTAAATTCTTCCACATTTTCTAGCATAATCACACGAGGGCGAACCGTAGCTGCCCATTTAACGGCGACCCAGGCTAAGCCGCGAATTGATTTTTCTACAGGTACGTCTCCTTTGGCTTTGGAAAAATGCTTGCAATCAGGGCTAAACCAAGCAAGAGACACTGGCCATCCCTTGGTAACTTTAATCGGGTCAATATCCCAAACCGACTCTTGATAATGTTTTGTAGTGGTATGGTTTTTTTGATGCATGGATATGGCCGCAGGATCATGGTTAATTGCAATATCCACATGACGCCCTATGGCCATCTCGATCCCCAAAGAAGCACCGCCGCCGCCGGCAAAGTTATCCACTACCAATTCCGGAAACAGATTCATCATTGCTTTTTGAGCAACGGCCATCGCAGTACCCCCTTCTTAGCACCGGCATTCTTTTCGTATTGCTTTAAGTGCTTCCAGTTGTGCTTTTGAAAGACGCGGCGGTTTTAATGGAACAAGCTTCCCTTCTTCCACCATTGTTTGTGCACTGGGATACCCATGCTCATTCGATGCATGGAGATTGGATGCGTAGGGAAGAATTTTTCCGCAGCACATGCACCTCCATTGCTGACTTAAATCTAAGCTTAACGGTTTTCTTTCGGACACGGTGCATACCTCCTCATATGTTCTTAACGTACTTCAAGCGAATGACTTATAAAAAAGAGCTGCATTAGCAGCTCTAGTGGATCATTGGATTCGTTGCTTCATACCTATATTGTTCTAGAAGCTGCTTCGCTTTTTCATATTTTTCGGCAAAAAATTTCGCTTTTTGCGGTCCTAACAAGGATAGTCTCCAATGATCGGAGTTATGATTCATGTCATGGATTTTTACACGCACTGCCAATTCATTTTGAACAACACGTTTTAGATACGATTCTAAGGATTCACCGTCCTTTTTCGATATGGCTTCCAGCGCATTCATCAAAGCATCCGGAAAACCGTATTTTTCTTGGAGCGTTTCCACCGTATCTTCGGTGTCCTCCACAACATCATGAAGCAATCCCAAGACGATTTCATCCAAATCCGCTCCCGCTGCTGCAACGGCAAGAGGGTGCATTAAATAAGGATTCCCAGCCTTGTCTTTTTGTTCAACATGCGCCGCTGCACACGCAAGCATAGCATGGTATAAGTCATTACTGTCGCAAATCATGCTTATTCCCCCTGCAGAATCTTTTCCGTCGATAAAAAGCCTTGCGCTAAAGCAAGTCGTTCCAGAGCTGCCATTACATCTTTGCATTTTCTTTTAATGGCCACAGTCCTTACTAATATAGGCGTCTGTACTTTTTTCACTGGTTCCACATACCGCCCATACAAATCGACTCGATACGCGTCCGGTTTTGCCAACGCTTGTTTATATCGAGGACCATCACACCAGAACTGCATCGCCTTCCGAGCTACATCACGAGAGTACCCTCTAGCTTGTGCCCAATCTCTTACCTCATTTGCAATTCCAATTTTTAATGGGACTTTGGATAACGGCTTATGGGGAAAGGTAAAAGGAAACTCTTCTTGGAGCTCTTCGATGAGACGCTTTGCAGCTTTGGCTACTAGATCACACCCAATTAAAATTTCACCATTCCACTCTTTCCGAGTTAAATTTACCGAAGAATGCCACTTTGTTTCATTGCCACAAGAAACGCACTGAATTTTATAACCCAAGACAATTCCTTGCTTATCCTGCCGTACTAATAGCTGCCGCTTTGAATCATGGCATTTATGGCAGTTGTCATAGTTTAAAAAGCTCATGGCCCCCTCCTCATTATTGTTTTTTTGTTGCTTCGTTTGTTTGGTTGTTTGTTTTATTGTTTGTTATGCTTTCACCCATGCCGGGCGATTTACCAACCCTTCACAGGTTTTCGTATTGCAATCTTCACAAAGAGGAGACATCGGCTGATCTGGTTCATACCGACCGCAAGTACCACAAATCCGAAACCCTTCTTTTTTTCGATACTCCTCATCAAAAAAGCAAAAACTCATTTGTTCCTGTTCCAATCTCGCAATCTGTTCCTTCATCCTTGCCGGCGCCTGAGCGCCTCCCCCCTTTCGGTTGTTGTTTGTTTGTTTGTTTTTTTGTTTGTCTATTTGCCTGTAGTATACGCTTGGGATTTTCGTTTTGTCAATATATTTTTTGTTTGTTTTTTTGTTTGTTTGTTTTTATGCGTAAAAAAAGAGTGGCGTTAATTAACGTCACTCTTTTGAGACTACAGTTGTTCTAGCACCATCTTGAGGTTAGGGCGAAGAAAACTCGCTTTCAAATCTCCCACCACATCATGGATTTGAGCTACTGCGCATGGCCCTATACACATGGTGATGGCTTCTTTTAAGATAGCCAGCCGGTCTTCTCCTTTTTCTTTCCCTCGAGATAAAAACGTATTGGCCTCCATTGGAGTAATATCAAGCGGAAGATCAAACTTCCCAACCATTGTTGTTTCGCCTGATTCAAGCTCCTTGATAATTACCTCGTTAAAGTCTGCTCCATAGGGCAGCACTTCATAGGCTAACACATGAGGCCAAATCTTACGCTCTAAAAACAACAGCTTCTCGATCGAATTTGAACGAAGTTCTTGAGCCGGAACCATCTTGTAACCCCAACTCGTTTTGAAAACATATTTTTTTCTCATGGAAATTCCTCCTTATGGCTATGTGCCAAAATTTTAATTTACACTGTTATCGTACGAGATTTTATACTCTATTTCAAAAGAGCTGTGTTATTGTTTGTTATGTGGTTTGTTTGTTTGTTTGTTTGTTTTTGAGAAAAAGAATAGGCGCGAGATAAATCTCACGCCTTGCTTATTGCAGTAACTTTTCTAGTCGTTCTTTATCCGTTCCTTCAGGAGCTGGGAGAATGCGCCAGCCTGAGTCCATTGCTTTAAGATAAAAGGCTCCTTCGTGTTTATGCGAGCCTGCTTTTACATCAATCACTACAACTGCATATTCCGAATCCTGGGCCAACGTGTGCGCTTTTTCCAGGAGCAACCCGGCCTGGGGTAAACTACTTTGCAAAACGGTTCCTACTCGGGGCTCAACATATAATTGACCTGCATCATCATACCGTTTATCACCCAGGTAGCTGAAAAAAAGTTCTACCGTACCAATAGGAGTGTTAGTTGCCATTTT
The sequence above is a segment of the Anaeromusa acidaminophila DSM 3853 genome. Coding sequences within it:
- a CDS encoding single-stranded DNA-binding protein, encoding MNKVILVGRLAQDPEVRYTANGKAVTTFSLAVNRRTGQGQQDSTDFIPIVAWEKLAEIIGNNLSKGRRILVEGRLQIRAYEGQDGQKRRVAEVIAQNIEFLDSNRATGASGEGSIANNSQNSNQQDGFGFGPSIPEEDIPF
- a CDS encoding ProQ/FINO family protein — encoded protein: MSFLNYDNCHKCHDSKRQLLVRQDKQGIVLGYKIQCVSCGNETKWHSSVNLTRKEWNGEILIGCDLVAKAAKRLIEELQEEFPFTFPHKPLSKVPLKIGIANEVRDWAQARGYSRDVARKAMQFWCDGPRYKQALAKPDAYRVDLYGRYVEPVKKVQTPILVRTVAIKRKCKDVMAALERLALAQGFLSTEKILQGE
- a CDS encoding DNA cytosine methyltransferase, with amino-acid sequence MAVAQKAMMNLFPELVVDNFAGGGGASLGIEMAIGRHVDIAINHDPAAISMHQKNHTTTKHYQESVWDIDPIKVTKGWPVSLAWFSPDCKHFSKAKGDVPVEKSIRGLAWVAVKWAATVRPRVIMLENVEEFKTWGPLTPQKDASGRLYKFVTDKEGKRKIVLAKKDEVVPYDKRVMVPDPKQKGRTFRSFINALQAKGYEVEWRELRACDFGAPTIRKRLFIIARCDGLPIIWPEPTYGDPESEEVKNGWRKPWRTAAEIIDWSISCPSIFERKKELSENTLRRIARGIKKFVIENPEPFVVKGKHIIKPLGVDEIKESCQNDDQIISPTLIQMGYGDAEGRRVLDLEKPLGTITAGGNKFAVATATFARKEGGADAKRDSWTCDSSKASLVSAFFAKHYGGNYKGSGANLKKPAPTVTTVDHNALVTSHLLKFRGTCQHGQKVTEPMPTVTAGGNHIGEVRAFLLKYYGDGEELFQKEPSQTARVKELSGLVNIQGEVYQIVDIGMRMLEPRELFRAQGFPDSYIIDFDMNGRRYSKKDQVARCGNSVSPVIPAALVKANLPDVCQEEVPERIGAVAM
- a CDS encoding HD domain-containing protein, which translates into the protein MICDSNDLYHAMLACAAAHVEQKDKAGNPYLMHPLAVAAAGADLDEIVLGLLHDVVEDTEDTVETLQEKYGFPDALMNALEAISKKDGESLESYLKRVVQNELAVRVKIHDMNHNSDHWRLSLLGPQKAKFFAEKYEKAKQLLEQYRYEATNPMIH